Proteins from a genomic interval of Arachis hypogaea cultivar Tifrunner chromosome 10, arahy.Tifrunner.gnm2.J5K5, whole genome shotgun sequence:
- the LOC112714300 gene encoding ISWI chromatin-remodeling complex ATPase CHR11 — translation MARPSKPQVSSDEAISSGSSSEEQVNQQINEEDEEELEAVARQASSDDDDDEAGNDNSHDDDEDPAAAGDADEDEQGEDAVDPGKREKARLKEMQKMKKQKIQEILDAQNAAIDADMNNRGKGRLKYLLQQTELFAHFAKGDQSSSQKARGRGRHASKVTEEEEDEEYLKEEEDGLSNTRLVTQPSCIQGKLRDYQLAGLNWLIRLYENGINGILADEMGLGKTLQTISLLGYLHEFRGIKGPHMVVAPKSTLGNWMNEIRRFCPILRAVKFLGNPEERRHIREELLVAGKFDVCVTSFEMAIKEKSTLRRFSWRYIIIDEAHRIKNENSLLSKTMRLYNTNYRLLITGTPLQNNLHELWSLLNFLLPEIFSSAETFDEWFQISGENDQQEVVQQLHKVLRPFLLRRLKSDVEKGLPPKKETILKVGMSQMQKQYYRALLQKDLEVVNAGGERKRLLNIAMQLRKCCNHPYLFQGAEPGPPYTTGDHLITNAGKMVLLDKLLPKLKERDSRVLIFSQMTRLLDILEDYLMFRGYHYCRIDGNTGGDERDASIDAFNKPGSEKFVFLLSTRAGGLGINLATADVVILYDSDWNPQVDLQAQDRAHRIGQKKEVQVFRFCTEYTIEEKVIERAYKKLALDALVIQQGRLAEQKTVNKDELLQMVRFGAEMVFSSKDSTITDEDIDRIIAKGEEATAELDAKMKKFTEDAIKFKMDDTAELYDFDDDKDENKVDFKKIVSDNWIEPPKRERKRNYSESEYFKQTLRQGGPAKPKEPRIPRMPQLHDFQFFNTQRLSELYEKEVRYLMQTHQKNQIKDSIDVDEPEDVGDPLTAEELEEKERLLEEGFSSWSRRDFNTFIRACEKYGRNDIKGIASEMEGKTEEEVERYAKVFKERYKELNDYDRIIKNIERGEARISRKDEIMKAIGKKLDRYKNPWLELKIQYGQNKGKLYNEECDRFMICMVHKLGYGNWDELKAAFRTSPLFRFDWFVKSRTTQELARRCDTLIRLVEKENQEYDERERQARKEKKLAKTMTPSKRTLARQTEAPSSLKKRKQLTMDDYGSVGKRRK, via the exons ATGGCGAGGCCTTCGAAGCCGCAAGTTTCTTCCGACGAAGCTATCTCTAGCGGTTCGAGCTCCGAGGAGCAGGTCAACCAGCAGATCAATGAAGAGGACGAGGAGGAGCTTGAGGCGGTGGCTCGTCAAGCTAGCtccgacgacgacgacgacgaagcCGGAAATGATAATTCGCACGATGACGACGAAGATCCTGCTGCCGCCGGAGATGCTGACGAGGATGAGCAG GGTGAAGATGCTGTTGATCCTGGCAAGCGTGAGAAAGCTAGATTGAAAGAGATGCAGAAAATGAAGAAGCAGAAGATTCAGGAGATATTGGATGCACAAAATGCAGCCATAGATGCCGACATG AACAATAGAGGAAAAGGAAGACTGAAGTATCTCTTACAGCAGACTGAGCTGTTTGCACATTTTGCAAAAGGTGATCAATCTTCATCTCAGAAGGCAAGAGGAAG GGGCCGCCATGCATCAAAAGTGAcagaagaggaggaagatgaagaatacctaaaagaagaggaagatggtttATCAAACACTCGTCTCGTGACACAACCATCAT GCATCCAAGGGAAATTGAGGGACTACCAACTTGCTGGGCTAAATTGGCTTATAAGATTGTATGAGAATGGAATAAATGGAATTCTGGCTGATGAAATG GGGCTTGGTAAAACATTGCAAACTATATCTTTGTTGGGTTATTTACATGAGTTCAGAGGAATCAAAGGCCCTCATATGGTTGTTGCTCCCAAATCTACTCTTGGAAATTGGATGAATGAGATTCGGCGTTTTTGTCCTATTCTACGTGCAGTAAAGTTCCTTGGCAACCCTGAAGAGAGG AGACATATAAGGGAGGAATTACTGGTAGCCGGGAAGTTCGATGTCTGTGTTACAAGTTTTGAAATGGCAATCAAGGAGAAGTCTACATTGCGTCGATTTAGTTGGCGTTACATCATTATCGATGAAGCCCATCGAATTAAGAATGAAAATTCCTTGCTTTCCAAAACAATGAGACTCTACAACACAAATTATCGCCTCCTTATTACCGGCACACCGCTTCAG AACAATCTTCATGAACTCTGGTCTCTGCTCAACTTTCTTCTTCCCGAAATTTTTAGTTCTGCTGAAACCTTTGATGAGTGGTTTCAAATCTCTGGTGAGAATGACCAACAAGAGGTTGTCCAGCAATTACACAAG GTCCTCCGGCCATTTCTTCTTCGTAGGTTGAAGTCCGATGTTGAGAAAGGGTTGCCGCCTAAAAAGGAAACCATTCTTAAAGTAGGTATGTCACAAATGCAGAAACAGTACTATAGAGCGCTTCTGCAGAAGGATCTTGAGGTTGTCAATGCTGGTGGAGAACGGAAGCGCCTCCTGAATATAGCTATGCAGCTACGAAAATGTTGCAATCATCCATATCTTTTCCAGGGTGCTGAACCCGGTCCTCCATATACAACAGGGGATCATCTCATTACTAATGCTG GTAAAATGGTTCTCTTGGACAAGTTACTTCCTAAATTGAAGGAGCGTGATTCTAGGGTCCTTATATTTTCACAG ATGACTAGGCTGCTAGACATACTTGAAGATTATTTAATGTTTCGTGGGTATCACTATTGTCGCATAGATGGCAATACTGGTGGAGATGAGCGGGATGCTTCCATTGACGCTTTCAACAAACCTGGAAGTGAGAAATTTGTCTTCTTGTTATCAACTCGAGCTGGAGGTCTTGGAATTAACCTTGCTACTGCTGATGTTGTCATCCTATATGATAGTGACTG GAACCCACAAGTTGACTTGCAAGCCCAGGATCGTGCTCATAGGATAGGTCAAAAGAAAGAAGTCCAAGTTTTTCGCTTTTGCACAGAG TATACAATTGAGGAGAAGGTCATTGAAAGGGCTTACAAAAAGCTTGCACTTGATGCTCTAGTGATTCAGCAAGGACGGTTGGCTGAGCAAAAGA CGGTAAATAAAGATGAGTTGCTTCAAATGGTTAGATTTGGAGCAGAAATGGTTTTCAGTTCCAAAGATAGCACTATTACAGATGAGGACATTGATAGAATCATTGCTAAAGGAGAGGAAGCAACTGCTGAACTTGATGCCAAGATGAAGAAATTTACTGAAGATGCAATCAAATTCAAGATGGATGACA CTGCCGAGTTATATGATTTTGATGATGATAAG GATGAGAACAAAGTTGATTTCAAAAAAATTGTGAGTGACAATTGGATTGAACCACCAAAAAGAGAGCGGAAGCGCAA TTACTCAGAGTCTGAATACTTCAAGCAAACATTACGACAAGGAGGTCCTGCTAAACCAAAGGAGCCACGAATTCCTAGGATGCCTCAGTT GCACGACTTCCAGTTTTTTAACACACAAAGGCTTAGTGAGTTGTATGAAAAGGAAGTGCGCTACCTAATG CAAACGCATCAAAAGAATCAGATAAAGGATTCAATAGATGTTGATGAACCAGAAG ATGTGGGAGATCCATTGACTgctgaagaattggaagaaaaggAGCGCCTTCTAGAGGAG GGATTTTCTTCATGGAGCCGGAGGGATTTTAATACTTTCATCAGGGCTTGCGAAAAGTATGGCCGAAATGATATAAAAGGTATTGCTTCTGAGATGGAAGGGAAAACTGAGGAGGAAGTTGAAAGATATGCAAAGGTCTTCAAAGAAAGATACAAGGAATTAAATG ATTATGATAGAATTATTAAAAACATTGAGAGGGGGGAGGCTAGAATTTCACGGAAAGATGAAATCATGAAAGCTATTGGGAAGAAGTTGGACCGATACAAGAATCCATGGCTAGAGTTAAAGATACAGTATGGGCAAAACAAAGGGAAGTTATACAATGAAGAATGTGACAGGTTCATG ATATGCATGGTTCACAAACTTGGCTATGGGAACTGGGATGAGTTGAAGGCAGCATTTCGAACATCACCCTTGTTTCGTTTTGACTGGTTTGTTAAGTCTCGCACAACACAAGAACTTGCAAGGAGGTGTGACACACTCATTCGCCTGGTAGAAAAGGAAAACCAAGAATATGACGAGAGGGAGAGACAAGCGCGCAAAGAGAAGAAACTTGCAAAG ACCATGACCCCATCAAAGCGGACCCTGGCAAGACAGACAGAAGCTCCATCTTCTTTGAAGAAGCGCAAGCAATTAACCATGGATGATTATGGAAGTGTG ggaaaaaggagaaaataa